The Bombus terrestris chromosome 16, iyBomTerr1.2, whole genome shotgun sequence genome includes a region encoding these proteins:
- the LOC100643914 gene encoding calcium-binding mitochondrial carrier protein Aralar1 isoform X3, translating into MLMDSLLVRASCQEGSGYLKRANTERLHEIFNQYASQEKNGEWFMTPSDFVRSYLGLYTNSDYNPDSVNLLAGIVDTSKDGLISFAEFQAFEGLLCVPDALYKTAFQLFDTNGNGMVAFDEFAEVMKKTELHRRMPFNMDSSFIKLYFGKDKQRLISYAEFSQFLHDFHEEYAVEAFKKFDKDGQGFISALDFQDIMLSIKSHLLTKDVRDNLVAAASTGQGGRKVSFPYFMAFNSLLHNMELIKRIYLNATNGHRFEEVTKERFLYSAQMMSQITPLEVDILFQLCDLLHQTGSTEDDEADSRLGKIMYSDLVAITPEQYFKQITKRLAEIKAVSSPEDRGVVVQILESGYRFVLGSIGGAVGATAVYPIDLVKTRMQNQRTGSLVGELMYRNSFDCLQKVIRHEGFFGLYRGLVPQLMGVAPEKAIKLTVNDFVRDKFMDKNSNLPLFGEIIAGACAGGSQVIFTNPLEIVKIRLQVAGEIAGGTKVRAWTVVKELGLFGLYKGAKACFLRDIPFSAIYFPSYAHTKARLADEGGYNTPLSLLVSGAIAGVPAAALVTPADVIKTRLQVVARRGQTTYSGVLDCAKKIYKEEGPRAFWKGATARVFRSSPQFGVTLFTYELLQRLFVVDFGGSRPTGSEQKVPATGMADEIRSTNPDHIGGYQIALPIFTGIETKFGLCLPRFQATTSIRKIP; encoded by the exons GGTTCCGGATATTTAAAGCGTGCAAATACTGAACGCCtccatgaaatatttaatcag TACGCTTCACAAGAGAAGAATGGCGAGTGGTTCATGACCCCGTCTGACTTTGTCCGGAGTTACCTTGGACTCTATACCAATTCAGATTACAATCCTGACTCCGTTAATCTGCTCGCTGGTATCGTCGATACTAGTAAAGATGG GCTCATATCGTTTGCTGAATTCCAAGCGTTCGAAGGGCTTCTTTGTGTGCCAGATGCCCTGTACAAGACAGCCTTCCAGCTGTTCGATACTAATGGAAATGGAATGGTTGCATTTG ATGAGTTCGCTGAGGTGATGAAGAAAACTGAACTCCATCGGCGGATGCCTTTCAACATGGACAGCAGTTTCATTAAACTTTATTTCGGAAAGGATAAGCAGCGACTGATCAGCTACGCGGAGTTCAGTCAATTCTTGCAC GATTTTCACGAAGAATACGCGGTGGAGGCATTTAAGAAATTCGACAAGGATGGTCAGGGTTTTATTTCAGCGCTAGACTTTCAGGATATCATGCTGAGTATCAAAAGTCATTTGCTGACTAAGGATGTGAGGGATAACTTAGTTGCC GCGGCCAGCACCGGGCAGGGCGGACGGAAAGTCAGCTTCCCATATTTCATGGCGTTCAATTCCCTCTTGCACAATATGGAACTTATTAAACGTATTTACCTTAACGCGACGAACGGCCATAGATTCGAAGAAGTTACTAAAG AGAGGTTCCTTTATTCCGCACAAATGATGTCGCAGATCACGCCACTGGAGGTGGATATTCTTTTTCAACTATGCGACCTGCTACATCAAACTGG ATCTACGGAAGATGACGAGGCAGATTCGCGGCTTGG GAAAATAATGTACAGTGATCTCGTGGCTATTACTCCTGAGCAGTATTTCAAGCAAATCACGAAACGCTTAGCTGAAATCAAAGCGGTGTCG AGTCCTGAAGACCGCGGCGTGGTAGTGCAGATACTCGAGAGCGGATATCGCTTTGTTTTGGGATCCATAGGAGGAG ctgTCGGCGCTACAGCCGTCTACCCTATCGATTTGGTGAAGACGAGGATGCAGAACCAGAGGACCGGCTCATTGGTTGGGGAGCTGATGTACCGAAACAGCTTTGACTGCCTGCAAAAG GTGATCCGGCACGAGGGCTTTTTCGGCCTTTATCGAGGTTTGGTACCACAGCTAATGGGCGTAGCGCCAGAAAAGGCCATCAAGTTGACCGTCAACGATTTCGTCAGAGATAAGTTCATGGATAAAAACAGCAATTTGCCCCTTTTCGGGGAAATTATAGCCGGGGCTTGT GCTGGAGGATCTCAAGTAATATTTACGAATCCTTTGGAAATTGTCAAGATCCGGTTACAGGTGGCTGGTGAGATAGCAGGAGGAACTAAAGTTAGAGCTTGGACTGTCGTCAAAGAGTTAGGCCTCTTCGGCTTGTATAAA GGTGCAAAAGCTTGTTTCTTAAGGGATATCCCCTTTAGCGCAATTTACTTCCCGTCGTACGCCCATACAAAGGCACGATTAGCCGATGAAGGAGGTTACAATACTCCTCTGTCGCTACTAGTATCTGGTGCGATTGCTGGTGTTCCTGCAGCAGCGCTGGTCACTCCTGCAGACGTGATAAAGACCAGATTACaa GTTGTGGCTAGACGAGGTCAGACAACGTACAGTGGAGTACTAGATTGTGCAAAGAAAATTTACAAGGAGGAAGGTCCGAGAGCGTTCTGGAAAGGAGCCACAG CACGAGTCTTCAGATCATCCCCTCAGTTTGGCGTTACTCTTTTCACCTACGAGCTTTTGCAGAGGCTCTTCGTAGTTGATTTTGGAGGATC TCGACCTACAGGATCGGAGCAAAAGGTGCCTGCAACGGGGATGGCAGACGAAATTCGATCGACGAATCCGGATCACATAGGAGGCTACCAGATTGCCTTGCCGATCTTCACTGGAATCGAGACGAAATTTGGTCTATGTCTACCCAGGTTCCAAGCAACAACTAGCATCAGAAA AATTCCGTAA
- the LOC100643914 gene encoding calcium-binding mitochondrial carrier protein Aralar1 isoform X5, which yields MLMDSLLVRASCQEGSGYLKRANTERLHEIFNQYASQEKNGEWFMTPSDFVRSYLGLYTNSDYNPDSVNLLAGIVDTSKDGLISFAEFQAFEGLLCVPDALYKTAFQLFDTNGNGMVAFDEFAEVMKKTELHRRMPFNMDSSFIKLYFGKDKQRLISYAEFSQFLHDFHEEYAVEAFKKFDKDGQGFISALDFQDIMLSIKSHLLTKDVRDNLVAAASTGQGGRKVSFPYFMAFNSLLHNMELIKRIYLNATNGHRFEEVTKERFLYSAQMMSQITPLEVDILFQLCDLLHQTGKIMYSDLVAITPEQYFKQITKRLAEIKAVSSPEDRGVVVQILESGYRFVLGSIGGAVGATAVYPIDLVKTRMQNQRTGSLVGELMYRNSFDCLQKVIRHEGFFGLYRGLVPQLMGVAPEKAIKLTVNDFVRDKFMDKNSNLPLFGEIIAGACAGGSQVIFTNPLEIVKIRLQVAGEIAGGTKVRAWTVVKELGLFGLYKGAKACFLRDIPFSAIYFPSYAHTKARLADEGGYNTPLSLLVSGAIAGVPAAALVTPADVIKTRLQVVARRGQTTYSGVLDCAKKIYKEEGPRAFWKGATGPGVLLLTRVFRSSPQFGVTLFTYELLQRLFVVDFGGSRPTGSEQKVPATGMADEIRSTNPDHIGGYQIALPIFTGIETKFGLCLPRFQATTSIRKIP from the exons GGTTCCGGATATTTAAAGCGTGCAAATACTGAACGCCtccatgaaatatttaatcag TACGCTTCACAAGAGAAGAATGGCGAGTGGTTCATGACCCCGTCTGACTTTGTCCGGAGTTACCTTGGACTCTATACCAATTCAGATTACAATCCTGACTCCGTTAATCTGCTCGCTGGTATCGTCGATACTAGTAAAGATGG GCTCATATCGTTTGCTGAATTCCAAGCGTTCGAAGGGCTTCTTTGTGTGCCAGATGCCCTGTACAAGACAGCCTTCCAGCTGTTCGATACTAATGGAAATGGAATGGTTGCATTTG ATGAGTTCGCTGAGGTGATGAAGAAAACTGAACTCCATCGGCGGATGCCTTTCAACATGGACAGCAGTTTCATTAAACTTTATTTCGGAAAGGATAAGCAGCGACTGATCAGCTACGCGGAGTTCAGTCAATTCTTGCAC GATTTTCACGAAGAATACGCGGTGGAGGCATTTAAGAAATTCGACAAGGATGGTCAGGGTTTTATTTCAGCGCTAGACTTTCAGGATATCATGCTGAGTATCAAAAGTCATTTGCTGACTAAGGATGTGAGGGATAACTTAGTTGCC GCGGCCAGCACCGGGCAGGGCGGACGGAAAGTCAGCTTCCCATATTTCATGGCGTTCAATTCCCTCTTGCACAATATGGAACTTATTAAACGTATTTACCTTAACGCGACGAACGGCCATAGATTCGAAGAAGTTACTAAAG AGAGGTTCCTTTATTCCGCACAAATGATGTCGCAGATCACGCCACTGGAGGTGGATATTCTTTTTCAACTATGCGACCTGCTACATCAAACTGG GAAAATAATGTACAGTGATCTCGTGGCTATTACTCCTGAGCAGTATTTCAAGCAAATCACGAAACGCTTAGCTGAAATCAAAGCGGTGTCG AGTCCTGAAGACCGCGGCGTGGTAGTGCAGATACTCGAGAGCGGATATCGCTTTGTTTTGGGATCCATAGGAGGAG ctgTCGGCGCTACAGCCGTCTACCCTATCGATTTGGTGAAGACGAGGATGCAGAACCAGAGGACCGGCTCATTGGTTGGGGAGCTGATGTACCGAAACAGCTTTGACTGCCTGCAAAAG GTGATCCGGCACGAGGGCTTTTTCGGCCTTTATCGAGGTTTGGTACCACAGCTAATGGGCGTAGCGCCAGAAAAGGCCATCAAGTTGACCGTCAACGATTTCGTCAGAGATAAGTTCATGGATAAAAACAGCAATTTGCCCCTTTTCGGGGAAATTATAGCCGGGGCTTGT GCTGGAGGATCTCAAGTAATATTTACGAATCCTTTGGAAATTGTCAAGATCCGGTTACAGGTGGCTGGTGAGATAGCAGGAGGAACTAAAGTTAGAGCTTGGACTGTCGTCAAAGAGTTAGGCCTCTTCGGCTTGTATAAA GGTGCAAAAGCTTGTTTCTTAAGGGATATCCCCTTTAGCGCAATTTACTTCCCGTCGTACGCCCATACAAAGGCACGATTAGCCGATGAAGGAGGTTACAATACTCCTCTGTCGCTACTAGTATCTGGTGCGATTGCTGGTGTTCCTGCAGCAGCGCTGGTCACTCCTGCAGACGTGATAAAGACCAGATTACaa GTTGTGGCTAGACGAGGTCAGACAACGTACAGTGGAGTACTAGATTGTGCAAAGAAAATTTACAAGGAGGAAGGTCCGAGAGCGTTCTGGAAAGGAGCCACAG GACCTGGCGTCTTACTTCTAA CACGAGTCTTCAGATCATCCCCTCAGTTTGGCGTTACTCTTTTCACCTACGAGCTTTTGCAGAGGCTCTTCGTAGTTGATTTTGGAGGATC TCGACCTACAGGATCGGAGCAAAAGGTGCCTGCAACGGGGATGGCAGACGAAATTCGATCGACGAATCCGGATCACATAGGAGGCTACCAGATTGCCTTGCCGATCTTCACTGGAATCGAGACGAAATTTGGTCTATGTCTACCCAGGTTCCAAGCAACAACTAGCATCAGAAA AATTCCGTAA
- the LOC100643914 gene encoding calcium-binding mitochondrial carrier protein Aralar1 isoform X4, translated as MWGMQGSGYLKRANTERLHEIFNQYASQEKNGEWFMTPSDFVRSYLGLYTNSDYNPDSVNLLAGIVDTSKDGLISFAEFQAFEGLLCVPDALYKTAFQLFDTNGNGMVAFDEFAEVMKKTELHRRMPFNMDSSFIKLYFGKDKQRLISYAEFSQFLHDFHEEYAVEAFKKFDKDGQGFISALDFQDIMLSIKSHLLTKDVRDNLVAAASTGQGGRKVSFPYFMAFNSLLHNMELIKRIYLNATNGHRFEEVTKERFLYSAQMMSQITPLEVDILFQLCDLLHQTGSTEDDEADSRLGKIMYSDLVAITPEQYFKQITKRLAEIKAVSSPEDRGVVVQILESGYRFVLGSIGGAVGATAVYPIDLVKTRMQNQRTGSLVGELMYRNSFDCLQKVIRHEGFFGLYRGLVPQLMGVAPEKAIKLTVNDFVRDKFMDKNSNLPLFGEIIAGACAGGSQVIFTNPLEIVKIRLQVAGEIAGGTKVRAWTVVKELGLFGLYKGAKACFLRDIPFSAIYFPSYAHTKARLADEGGYNTPLSLLVSGAIAGVPAAALVTPADVIKTRLQVVARRGQTTYSGVLDCAKKIYKEEGPRAFWKGATGPGVLLLTRVFRSSPQFGVTLFTYELLQRLFVVDFGGSRPTGSEQKVPATGMADEIRSTNPDHIGGYQIALPIFTGIETKFGLCLPRFQATTSIRKIP; from the exons ATGTGGGGAATGCAG GGTTCCGGATATTTAAAGCGTGCAAATACTGAACGCCtccatgaaatatttaatcag TACGCTTCACAAGAGAAGAATGGCGAGTGGTTCATGACCCCGTCTGACTTTGTCCGGAGTTACCTTGGACTCTATACCAATTCAGATTACAATCCTGACTCCGTTAATCTGCTCGCTGGTATCGTCGATACTAGTAAAGATGG GCTCATATCGTTTGCTGAATTCCAAGCGTTCGAAGGGCTTCTTTGTGTGCCAGATGCCCTGTACAAGACAGCCTTCCAGCTGTTCGATACTAATGGAAATGGAATGGTTGCATTTG ATGAGTTCGCTGAGGTGATGAAGAAAACTGAACTCCATCGGCGGATGCCTTTCAACATGGACAGCAGTTTCATTAAACTTTATTTCGGAAAGGATAAGCAGCGACTGATCAGCTACGCGGAGTTCAGTCAATTCTTGCAC GATTTTCACGAAGAATACGCGGTGGAGGCATTTAAGAAATTCGACAAGGATGGTCAGGGTTTTATTTCAGCGCTAGACTTTCAGGATATCATGCTGAGTATCAAAAGTCATTTGCTGACTAAGGATGTGAGGGATAACTTAGTTGCC GCGGCCAGCACCGGGCAGGGCGGACGGAAAGTCAGCTTCCCATATTTCATGGCGTTCAATTCCCTCTTGCACAATATGGAACTTATTAAACGTATTTACCTTAACGCGACGAACGGCCATAGATTCGAAGAAGTTACTAAAG AGAGGTTCCTTTATTCCGCACAAATGATGTCGCAGATCACGCCACTGGAGGTGGATATTCTTTTTCAACTATGCGACCTGCTACATCAAACTGG ATCTACGGAAGATGACGAGGCAGATTCGCGGCTTGG GAAAATAATGTACAGTGATCTCGTGGCTATTACTCCTGAGCAGTATTTCAAGCAAATCACGAAACGCTTAGCTGAAATCAAAGCGGTGTCG AGTCCTGAAGACCGCGGCGTGGTAGTGCAGATACTCGAGAGCGGATATCGCTTTGTTTTGGGATCCATAGGAGGAG ctgTCGGCGCTACAGCCGTCTACCCTATCGATTTGGTGAAGACGAGGATGCAGAACCAGAGGACCGGCTCATTGGTTGGGGAGCTGATGTACCGAAACAGCTTTGACTGCCTGCAAAAG GTGATCCGGCACGAGGGCTTTTTCGGCCTTTATCGAGGTTTGGTACCACAGCTAATGGGCGTAGCGCCAGAAAAGGCCATCAAGTTGACCGTCAACGATTTCGTCAGAGATAAGTTCATGGATAAAAACAGCAATTTGCCCCTTTTCGGGGAAATTATAGCCGGGGCTTGT GCTGGAGGATCTCAAGTAATATTTACGAATCCTTTGGAAATTGTCAAGATCCGGTTACAGGTGGCTGGTGAGATAGCAGGAGGAACTAAAGTTAGAGCTTGGACTGTCGTCAAAGAGTTAGGCCTCTTCGGCTTGTATAAA GGTGCAAAAGCTTGTTTCTTAAGGGATATCCCCTTTAGCGCAATTTACTTCCCGTCGTACGCCCATACAAAGGCACGATTAGCCGATGAAGGAGGTTACAATACTCCTCTGTCGCTACTAGTATCTGGTGCGATTGCTGGTGTTCCTGCAGCAGCGCTGGTCACTCCTGCAGACGTGATAAAGACCAGATTACaa GTTGTGGCTAGACGAGGTCAGACAACGTACAGTGGAGTACTAGATTGTGCAAAGAAAATTTACAAGGAGGAAGGTCCGAGAGCGTTCTGGAAAGGAGCCACAG GACCTGGCGTCTTACTTCTAA CACGAGTCTTCAGATCATCCCCTCAGTTTGGCGTTACTCTTTTCACCTACGAGCTTTTGCAGAGGCTCTTCGTAGTTGATTTTGGAGGATC TCGACCTACAGGATCGGAGCAAAAGGTGCCTGCAACGGGGATGGCAGACGAAATTCGATCGACGAATCCGGATCACATAGGAGGCTACCAGATTGCCTTGCCGATCTTCACTGGAATCGAGACGAAATTTGGTCTATGTCTACCCAGGTTCCAAGCAACAACTAGCATCAGAAA AATTCCGTAA
- the LOC100643914 gene encoding calcium-binding mitochondrial carrier protein Aralar1 isoform X7 codes for MTPSDFVRSYLGLYTNSDYNPDSVNLLAGIVDTSKDGLISFAEFQAFEGLLCVPDALYKTAFQLFDTNGNGMVAFDEFAEVMKKTELHRRMPFNMDSSFIKLYFGKDKQRLISYAEFSQFLHDFHEEYAVEAFKKFDKDGQGFISALDFQDIMLSIKSHLLTKDVRDNLVAAASTGQGGRKVSFPYFMAFNSLLHNMELIKRIYLNATNGHRFEEVTKERFLYSAQMMSQITPLEVDILFQLCDLLHQTGSTEDDEADSRLGKIMYSDLVAITPEQYFKQITKRLAEIKAVSSPEDRGVVVQILESGYRFVLGSIGGAVGATAVYPIDLVKTRMQNQRTGSLVGELMYRNSFDCLQKVIRHEGFFGLYRGLVPQLMGVAPEKAIKLTVNDFVRDKFMDKNSNLPLFGEIIAGACAGGSQVIFTNPLEIVKIRLQVAGEIAGGTKVRAWTVVKELGLFGLYKGAKACFLRDIPFSAIYFPSYAHTKARLADEGGYNTPLSLLVSGAIAGVPAAALVTPADVIKTRLQVVARRGQTTYSGVLDCAKKIYKEEGPRAFWKGATGPGVLLLTRVFRSSPQFGVTLFTYELLQRLFVVDFGGSRPTGSEQKVPATGMADEIRSTNPDHIGGYQIALPIFTGIETKFGLCLPRFQATTSIRKIP; via the exons ATGACCCCGTCTGACTTTGTCCGGAGTTACCTTGGACTCTATACCAATTCAGATTACAATCCTGACTCCGTTAATCTGCTCGCTGGTATCGTCGATACTAGTAAAGATGG GCTCATATCGTTTGCTGAATTCCAAGCGTTCGAAGGGCTTCTTTGTGTGCCAGATGCCCTGTACAAGACAGCCTTCCAGCTGTTCGATACTAATGGAAATGGAATGGTTGCATTTG ATGAGTTCGCTGAGGTGATGAAGAAAACTGAACTCCATCGGCGGATGCCTTTCAACATGGACAGCAGTTTCATTAAACTTTATTTCGGAAAGGATAAGCAGCGACTGATCAGCTACGCGGAGTTCAGTCAATTCTTGCAC GATTTTCACGAAGAATACGCGGTGGAGGCATTTAAGAAATTCGACAAGGATGGTCAGGGTTTTATTTCAGCGCTAGACTTTCAGGATATCATGCTGAGTATCAAAAGTCATTTGCTGACTAAGGATGTGAGGGATAACTTAGTTGCC GCGGCCAGCACCGGGCAGGGCGGACGGAAAGTCAGCTTCCCATATTTCATGGCGTTCAATTCCCTCTTGCACAATATGGAACTTATTAAACGTATTTACCTTAACGCGACGAACGGCCATAGATTCGAAGAAGTTACTAAAG AGAGGTTCCTTTATTCCGCACAAATGATGTCGCAGATCACGCCACTGGAGGTGGATATTCTTTTTCAACTATGCGACCTGCTACATCAAACTGG ATCTACGGAAGATGACGAGGCAGATTCGCGGCTTGG GAAAATAATGTACAGTGATCTCGTGGCTATTACTCCTGAGCAGTATTTCAAGCAAATCACGAAACGCTTAGCTGAAATCAAAGCGGTGTCG AGTCCTGAAGACCGCGGCGTGGTAGTGCAGATACTCGAGAGCGGATATCGCTTTGTTTTGGGATCCATAGGAGGAG ctgTCGGCGCTACAGCCGTCTACCCTATCGATTTGGTGAAGACGAGGATGCAGAACCAGAGGACCGGCTCATTGGTTGGGGAGCTGATGTACCGAAACAGCTTTGACTGCCTGCAAAAG GTGATCCGGCACGAGGGCTTTTTCGGCCTTTATCGAGGTTTGGTACCACAGCTAATGGGCGTAGCGCCAGAAAAGGCCATCAAGTTGACCGTCAACGATTTCGTCAGAGATAAGTTCATGGATAAAAACAGCAATTTGCCCCTTTTCGGGGAAATTATAGCCGGGGCTTGT GCTGGAGGATCTCAAGTAATATTTACGAATCCTTTGGAAATTGTCAAGATCCGGTTACAGGTGGCTGGTGAGATAGCAGGAGGAACTAAAGTTAGAGCTTGGACTGTCGTCAAAGAGTTAGGCCTCTTCGGCTTGTATAAA GGTGCAAAAGCTTGTTTCTTAAGGGATATCCCCTTTAGCGCAATTTACTTCCCGTCGTACGCCCATACAAAGGCACGATTAGCCGATGAAGGAGGTTACAATACTCCTCTGTCGCTACTAGTATCTGGTGCGATTGCTGGTGTTCCTGCAGCAGCGCTGGTCACTCCTGCAGACGTGATAAAGACCAGATTACaa GTTGTGGCTAGACGAGGTCAGACAACGTACAGTGGAGTACTAGATTGTGCAAAGAAAATTTACAAGGAGGAAGGTCCGAGAGCGTTCTGGAAAGGAGCCACAG GACCTGGCGTCTTACTTCTAA CACGAGTCTTCAGATCATCCCCTCAGTTTGGCGTTACTCTTTTCACCTACGAGCTTTTGCAGAGGCTCTTCGTAGTTGATTTTGGAGGATC TCGACCTACAGGATCGGAGCAAAAGGTGCCTGCAACGGGGATGGCAGACGAAATTCGATCGACGAATCCGGATCACATAGGAGGCTACCAGATTGCCTTGCCGATCTTCACTGGAATCGAGACGAAATTTGGTCTATGTCTACCCAGGTTCCAAGCAACAACTAGCATCAGAAA AATTCCGTAA
- the LOC100643914 gene encoding calcium-binding mitochondrial carrier protein Aralar1 isoform X2, with amino-acid sequence MYQKNNGVYEEGSGYLKRANTERLHEIFNQYASQEKNGEWFMTPSDFVRSYLGLYTNSDYNPDSVNLLAGIVDTSKDGLISFAEFQAFEGLLCVPDALYKTAFQLFDTNGNGMVAFDEFAEVMKKTELHRRMPFNMDSSFIKLYFGKDKQRLISYAEFSQFLHDFHEEYAVEAFKKFDKDGQGFISALDFQDIMLSIKSHLLTKDVRDNLVAAASTGQGGRKVSFPYFMAFNSLLHNMELIKRIYLNATNGHRFEEVTKERFLYSAQMMSQITPLEVDILFQLCDLLHQTGSTEDDEADSRLGKIMYSDLVAITPEQYFKQITKRLAEIKAVSSPEDRGVVVQILESGYRFVLGSIGGAVGATAVYPIDLVKTRMQNQRTGSLVGELMYRNSFDCLQKVIRHEGFFGLYRGLVPQLMGVAPEKAIKLTVNDFVRDKFMDKNSNLPLFGEIIAGACAGGSQVIFTNPLEIVKIRLQVAGEIAGGTKVRAWTVVKELGLFGLYKGAKACFLRDIPFSAIYFPSYAHTKARLADEGGYNTPLSLLVSGAIAGVPAAALVTPADVIKTRLQVVARRGQTTYSGVLDCAKKIYKEEGPRAFWKGATGPGVLLLTRVFRSSPQFGVTLFTYELLQRLFVVDFGGSRPTGSEQKVPATGMADEIRSTNPDHIGGYQIALPIFTGIETKFGLCLPRFQATTSIRKIP; translated from the exons GGTTCCGGATATTTAAAGCGTGCAAATACTGAACGCCtccatgaaatatttaatcag TACGCTTCACAAGAGAAGAATGGCGAGTGGTTCATGACCCCGTCTGACTTTGTCCGGAGTTACCTTGGACTCTATACCAATTCAGATTACAATCCTGACTCCGTTAATCTGCTCGCTGGTATCGTCGATACTAGTAAAGATGG GCTCATATCGTTTGCTGAATTCCAAGCGTTCGAAGGGCTTCTTTGTGTGCCAGATGCCCTGTACAAGACAGCCTTCCAGCTGTTCGATACTAATGGAAATGGAATGGTTGCATTTG ATGAGTTCGCTGAGGTGATGAAGAAAACTGAACTCCATCGGCGGATGCCTTTCAACATGGACAGCAGTTTCATTAAACTTTATTTCGGAAAGGATAAGCAGCGACTGATCAGCTACGCGGAGTTCAGTCAATTCTTGCAC GATTTTCACGAAGAATACGCGGTGGAGGCATTTAAGAAATTCGACAAGGATGGTCAGGGTTTTATTTCAGCGCTAGACTTTCAGGATATCATGCTGAGTATCAAAAGTCATTTGCTGACTAAGGATGTGAGGGATAACTTAGTTGCC GCGGCCAGCACCGGGCAGGGCGGACGGAAAGTCAGCTTCCCATATTTCATGGCGTTCAATTCCCTCTTGCACAATATGGAACTTATTAAACGTATTTACCTTAACGCGACGAACGGCCATAGATTCGAAGAAGTTACTAAAG AGAGGTTCCTTTATTCCGCACAAATGATGTCGCAGATCACGCCACTGGAGGTGGATATTCTTTTTCAACTATGCGACCTGCTACATCAAACTGG ATCTACGGAAGATGACGAGGCAGATTCGCGGCTTGG GAAAATAATGTACAGTGATCTCGTGGCTATTACTCCTGAGCAGTATTTCAAGCAAATCACGAAACGCTTAGCTGAAATCAAAGCGGTGTCG AGTCCTGAAGACCGCGGCGTGGTAGTGCAGATACTCGAGAGCGGATATCGCTTTGTTTTGGGATCCATAGGAGGAG ctgTCGGCGCTACAGCCGTCTACCCTATCGATTTGGTGAAGACGAGGATGCAGAACCAGAGGACCGGCTCATTGGTTGGGGAGCTGATGTACCGAAACAGCTTTGACTGCCTGCAAAAG GTGATCCGGCACGAGGGCTTTTTCGGCCTTTATCGAGGTTTGGTACCACAGCTAATGGGCGTAGCGCCAGAAAAGGCCATCAAGTTGACCGTCAACGATTTCGTCAGAGATAAGTTCATGGATAAAAACAGCAATTTGCCCCTTTTCGGGGAAATTATAGCCGGGGCTTGT GCTGGAGGATCTCAAGTAATATTTACGAATCCTTTGGAAATTGTCAAGATCCGGTTACAGGTGGCTGGTGAGATAGCAGGAGGAACTAAAGTTAGAGCTTGGACTGTCGTCAAAGAGTTAGGCCTCTTCGGCTTGTATAAA GGTGCAAAAGCTTGTTTCTTAAGGGATATCCCCTTTAGCGCAATTTACTTCCCGTCGTACGCCCATACAAAGGCACGATTAGCCGATGAAGGAGGTTACAATACTCCTCTGTCGCTACTAGTATCTGGTGCGATTGCTGGTGTTCCTGCAGCAGCGCTGGTCACTCCTGCAGACGTGATAAAGACCAGATTACaa GTTGTGGCTAGACGAGGTCAGACAACGTACAGTGGAGTACTAGATTGTGCAAAGAAAATTTACAAGGAGGAAGGTCCGAGAGCGTTCTGGAAAGGAGCCACAG GACCTGGCGTCTTACTTCTAA CACGAGTCTTCAGATCATCCCCTCAGTTTGGCGTTACTCTTTTCACCTACGAGCTTTTGCAGAGGCTCTTCGTAGTTGATTTTGGAGGATC TCGACCTACAGGATCGGAGCAAAAGGTGCCTGCAACGGGGATGGCAGACGAAATTCGATCGACGAATCCGGATCACATAGGAGGCTACCAGATTGCCTTGCCGATCTTCACTGGAATCGAGACGAAATTTGGTCTATGTCTACCCAGGTTCCAAGCAACAACTAGCATCAGAAA AATTCCGTAA